One genomic region from Amaranthus tricolor cultivar Red isolate AtriRed21 chromosome 12, ASM2621246v1, whole genome shotgun sequence encodes:
- the LOC130828624 gene encoding uncharacterized protein LOC130828624, translating into MPRGRGRQLSTEVEGRNMDSQYRRLEATNERLLKILEDQNRKGELDQESELFRRLGGHRPPFYNGESDPVKLENWIDQIEKVLEVVNFLGDLMVKIASFYLENTASMWWKTVKAEGDNIGMTWEEFLARLRTRFYPISLQRRKEGEFLTLSQEKMSVLEYSAKFMELSRFAPDFVANDQMKVSRFFEGLNLNLQKYVTKYRDFQDLFDSALEQERVQEKKDRLSRERGKQVVYPSKKPKTESPKYPYQKPSGHITRDCPKGGNPNKIPLENKGGKFNNNQRVVGRMYAMGSESEFPDEREPQGNVISGVLKVCNQLAYVLFDTGADYSFISHKFLQKVKFPLSFVSINLKIEISDGSQFSCNKLYKNCPIEISPQILIADLVEFELCEYDVIFGMDWLKAYSAKVDCRRKTVSLKSVDESCVIFKGRELKTSQRLFSLYNSSTEGYLEELGHLCYILAESEGEKQDLKSIPVVAEYTDVFPEDLCSLPPKRVVDFHMI; encoded by the exons ATGCCTAGAGGCCGTGGTCGACAATTATCTACTGAGGTTGAAGGCCGTAATATGGATTCTCAATATAGAAGGTTAGAGGCGACAAATGAAAGGTTACTAAAAATTCTGGAGGATCAGAATCGTAAGGGTGAACTGGACCAAGAAAGTGAATTGTTTAGAAGGCTTGGAGGGCATAGACCACCATTTTACAATGGGGAATCTGACCCGGTTAAGCTAGAAAACTGGATTGACCAGATAGAGAAGGTTCTAGAGGTTGTTAACTTTTTGGGGGATCTGATGGTCAAGATTGCCTCATTCTATCTTGAGAACACTGCAAGTATGTGGTGGAAAACCGTGAAGGCTGAGGGGGACAACATTGGGATGACCTGGGAAGAGTTTTTGGCAAGATTAAGGACTAGATTTTATCCTATCTCCCTTCAAAGGAGAAAGGAGGGTGAATTTCTCACTTTATCACAAGAGAAAATGTCAGTTTTAGAATACTCAGCCAAATTCATGGAATTATCTAGGTTTGCGCCCGATTTCGTTGCAAATGATCAAATGAAAGTCTCGAGGTTCTTTGAAGGGCTAAATCTGAACTTGCAGAAGTATGTTACGAAGTATCGGGACTTTCAGGACTTATTTGACAGTGCTTTAGAACAAGAGAGAGTTCAGGAAAAGAAAGATAGGTTGAGCCGAGAGAGGGGGAAACAAGTAGTGTACCCATCTAAGAAACCGAAAACCGAGAGCCCCAAATATCCATACCAGAAACCCAGTG GTCACATTACTAGGGACTGTCCTAAGGGAGGTAATCCAAATAAAATTCCACTTGAAAATAAAGGAGGAAAGTTTAATAACAATCAGAGGGTGGTAGGTCGAATGTACGCTATGGGAAGTGAATCCGAGTTTCCTGATGAACGTGAACCTCAAGGTAATGTCATTTCTGGTGTCCTTAAAGTTTGCAATCAATTAGCTTATGTTTTATTCGATACCGGTGCCGATTATTCTTTTATTTCAcataaatttcttcaaaaagtaaaatttcccCTTAGCTTTGTaagcataaatttaaaaatcgAGATCTCTGATGGATCCCAATTTTCTTGTAATAAACTCTATAAAAACTGCCCTATTGAGATTTCTCCCCAAATTTTAATCGCGGATCTAGTAGAATTTGAGTTGTGTGAATATGATGTCATTTTTGGTATGGATTGGTTGAAAGCCTATAGTGCTAAGGTTGATTGTCGAAGAAAAACAGTAAGTTTGAAGTCTGTGGATGAAAGTTGTGTAATTTTTAAGGGTAGAGAGCTTAAAACAAGTCAGAGGTTGTTCTCACTTTATAACAGTTCAACAGAGGGCTATTTAGAAGAACTTGGgcatttatgttatattttggcAGAGAGTGAAGGAGAAAAGCAGGATTTGAAGAGTATTCCTGTTGTTGCAGAGTACACTGATGTTTTTCCTGAGGATTTATGTAGCTTACCACCTAAGAGAGTGGTCGACTTTCATATGATTTGA